From Deltaproteobacteria bacterium, one genomic window encodes:
- a CDS encoding tyrosine--tRNA ligase: protein MDPRKQIEIIRRGTSGIISEGDLLKKLVASVAKGRPLRVKAGFDPTAPDLHLGHTVLIQKLKHFQDLGHHVLLLIGDFTGMIGDPTGKSETRKALTKDEVKRNAATYTAQVFKILDPKKTEVVFNSEWMERLTATDLISLASKYTVARMLERDDFQKRYREGRPIAIHEFLYPLIQGYDSVVLKSDVELGGTDQLFNLLVGRELQKEMGQEPQIVVTMPLLEGTDGVQKMSKSYGNYIGITEPPSEIFGKVMSISDALMARYYELLSGAANERVEEIKAGKVHPKEAKEALAFELTERFAGAEAATKARDDFRNLFTKRETPEEIEEARIEPDGERMWLAKIMVKAALAKSSSEAMRLIEQGGVKVDGKRVLNPREEVSTNKGFLLQVGKRFFKRIVFA from the coding sequence ATGGACCCTCGTAAACAGATAGAGATAATAAGGCGCGGCACGAGCGGCATCATATCGGAAGGCGACCTTTTAAAGAAGCTCGTGGCCTCCGTTGCGAAGGGGCGGCCCTTGCGCGTAAAGGCCGGGTTCGACCCCACGGCTCCGGACCTGCACCTCGGCCACACCGTCCTAATACAGAAGCTCAAGCACTTTCAGGACCTCGGCCACCACGTACTTCTCTTGATAGGCGATTTCACGGGCATGATAGGCGACCCCACGGGCAAGTCCGAGACGAGGAAGGCGCTTACCAAAGACGAGGTCAAGAGGAACGCGGCGACATACACCGCCCAGGTCTTCAAGATACTCGATCCGAAAAAGACCGAGGTCGTCTTCAACAGCGAATGGATGGAGAGGCTCACGGCGACCGACCTCATAAGTCTCGCTTCCAAGTACACTGTCGCGAGGATGCTCGAGAGGGACGACTTTCAGAAGAGGTACAGGGAGGGGCGGCCCATCGCGATACACGAGTTCCTTTATCCGCTCATACAGGGGTACGATTCGGTCGTCCTGAAATCAGACGTCGAGCTCGGCGGCACCGACCAGCTCTTCAACCTGCTCGTGGGCAGAGAGCTCCAGAAAGAGATGGGGCAGGAGCCGCAGATAGTCGTCACCATGCCGCTTCTGGAGGGCACCGACGGCGTGCAGAAGATGAGCAAGTCGTACGGGAACTACATAGGCATAACCGAGCCGCCCTCCGAGATCTTCGGCAAGGTGATGTCGATCTCCGACGCTCTGATGGCGCGGTACTACGAGCTGTTATCGGGAGCCGCGAACGAGAGGGTGGAGGAGATAAAGGCCGGGAAGGTCCATCCCAAGGAGGCAAAGGAGGCGCTTGCATTCGAGCTCACCGAGCGCTTCGCGGGTGCTGAGGCCGCTACCAAGGCCAGAGATGACTTCAGGAACCTCTTTACGAAGCGGGAGACCCCCGAAGAGATAGAAGAGGCGCGGATAGAGCCCGACGGCGAGCGGATGTGGCTCGCAAAGATCATGGTAAAGGCGGCGCTCGCCAAATCGTCATCTGAAGCGATGAGGCTCATAGAGCAGGGCGGAGTAAAGGTGGACGGCAAGCGCGTGCTGAACCCGCGCGAGGAAGTGAGCACCAACAAGGGCTTTCTCCTGCAGGTGGGTAAGAGGTTTTTCAAGAGGATCGTCTTCGCTTAA